A stretch of the Myxosarcina sp. GI1 genome encodes the following:
- a CDS encoding DUF2993 domain-containing protein: protein MEILTIALLGVLGTLSSGGLILDSIIEQNLQRQAIAVEERVIRIDNVPGYQIASGKLHKLRLATRGLKLEPLRIEVLELETEPIALKRSQLSFDSVSQFRKALRQPLQGAVKIVLTERDLNQALQRPQFQTRLQQNLNRLVARKAGSANIAYELIAPSLELQPQNRLKINFILRRSSGIYRSNELAMVLKLKVTSDGRTIKLSELAGTVNQRPMSSRLLEGFADGISDRLSLEDLQADGILARLLQLKIEEHSLTIIGFARVETN from the coding sequence ATGGAAATTTTAACTATCGCTCTATTGGGAGTGTTAGGGACTTTATCTAGTGGCGGATTAATTCTCGATTCAATTATCGAGCAAAATCTTCAGCGGCAAGCCATCGCTGTAGAAGAACGGGTGATTCGGATTGACAATGTTCCTGGCTATCAAATTGCTAGCGGCAAACTACACAAGCTGCGCCTGGCTACTAGAGGTTTAAAGCTCGAACCACTTAGAATTGAAGTATTGGAGTTAGAAACAGAGCCAATTGCCTTAAAGCGATCGCAATTGAGCTTCGATAGTGTGAGTCAATTTAGAAAGGCATTACGGCAGCCTTTGCAGGGAGCGGTTAAAATTGTTTTAACCGAACGCGATCTCAATCAGGCTTTACAACGACCGCAGTTTCAAACGCGGCTACAACAAAATTTGAATCGTTTGGTGGCTCGTAAAGCTGGCTCGGCTAATATTGCTTATGAGTTAATTGCCCCTAGTCTGGAGTTACAGCCTCAAAATCGGCTAAAAATAAATTTTATCTTACGCCGTTCGAGCGGCATTTATCGCTCCAACGAACTAGCTATGGTTTTAAAATTGAAAGTAACCTCTGATGGTCGAACAATTAAACTGAGCGAACTAGCGGGAACCGTCAATCAACGTCCGATGTCTTCTAGATTGCTTGAGGGTTTTGCTGATGGCATCAGCGATCGCCTCAGTCTAGAAGATCTTCAGGCTGACGGAATCTTAGCCAGGCTTTTACAATTAAAGATAGAAGAACATAGTCTTACAATAATAGGTTTTGCGCGGGTGGAAACAAATTAA
- the accB gene encoding acetyl-CoA carboxylase biotin carboxyl carrier protein: MSINFQELRELLGAIAKTDITELTLKSDEFELTVRQETNVVTTKVIPEVVDRSIESASDIERTAGSDTTATKDKDKDKQSWIEITSPMVGTFYRAPAPDEEPYVEVGDRINSGDTVCIIEAMKLMNEIEGEVAGKVVEIAVENGEPVEFGQVLMRIDPS; the protein is encoded by the coding sequence GTGTCTATAAATTTTCAAGAACTCCGTGAATTACTAGGGGCGATCGCCAAAACCGACATTACCGAGTTAACTCTTAAAAGTGATGAATTTGAATTGACGGTACGCCAGGAAACAAATGTAGTAACTACTAAAGTCATTCCTGAAGTTGTGGATCGCTCGATAGAGTCTGCTTCCGACATAGAACGAACGGCTGGTTCCGATACTACAGCTACTAAAGATAAAGATAAAGATAAGCAATCTTGGATTGAAATCACTTCGCCAATGGTGGGAACTTTTTATCGCGCCCCCGCTCCCGATGAAGAGCCTTATGTAGAGGTTGGAGATCGCATCAATTCAGGAGACACAGTGTGTATTATTGAAGCGATGAAGTTAATGAACGAAATTGAGGGAGAAGTTGCGGGTAAAGTTGTGGAAATTGCAGTTGAAAATGGCGAACCAGTAGAGTTCGGACAAGTTCTAATGCGTATCGATCCGAGTTAA
- a CDS encoding peptidylprolyl isomerase produces the protein MKTVENNFTSRAARQFPQSILAILLAVILFCSSAIALPQPQALAYLAQGDAITDPQAILRYSLPIDNDEIRKVQEDIEDIAYQLRGKRWGKIERDVKNASFVLKTKRNKILAAVPEERQSQAEALLEQINTEIEGLKEVVDNQDKEAVYLKKDELLKSIGKLERSMVVGFPFEVPEKYADLPQLLGRATVEMETSRGTLEIIIDGYSAPINGGNFVDLVDRGFYDGMEFTRAEDFYILQAGDPPGEDEGFIDPDTGEYRAIPLEVLVEGDSEPVYGETLENLGRYLDKPAIPFNAYGAIALARPANDPNGGSSQFFFFKFDRELTPPGYNLMDGRYSVFGYVVEGQEILDKLGAGDEIVSAKVIEGKENLVEPS, from the coding sequence ATGAAAACTGTAGAAAATAATTTTACTTCCAGAGCCGCTCGGCAATTTCCTCAAAGTATTTTAGCTATTTTATTGGCTGTGATTTTGTTTTGTAGTAGCGCGATCGCTCTGCCGCAGCCTCAAGCATTAGCTTACTTGGCTCAAGGAGATGCGATTACCGACCCTCAAGCTATTTTGAGATACTCTTTACCTATAGATAACGATGAGATTAGAAAAGTCCAGGAAGATATAGAAGATATTGCCTATCAACTACGCGGTAAACGCTGGGGAAAGATCGAGCGCGATGTTAAAAATGCTAGCTTTGTCCTAAAAACGAAACGCAATAAAATTTTGGCTGCCGTCCCCGAAGAACGTCAATCTCAAGCTGAAGCTTTATTAGAGCAGATAAATACAGAGATTGAAGGTCTTAAAGAAGTAGTAGATAACCAGGACAAAGAAGCTGTTTATCTAAAAAAAGATGAATTGCTAAAGTCTATTGGCAAACTAGAAAGATCGATGGTAGTAGGTTTCCCTTTTGAGGTACCAGAAAAATATGCCGATTTACCACAACTTCTCGGTCGTGCCACAGTAGAAATGGAAACCAGTCGCGGCACCTTAGAAATTATTATCGACGGCTATAGTGCGCCAATAAATGGTGGTAATTTTGTCGATTTAGTAGATCGCGGCTTTTACGACGGCATGGAATTTACTCGTGCCGAAGACTTCTATATTTTGCAGGCAGGCGATCCTCCAGGAGAAGATGAAGGTTTTATCGATCCCGATACGGGAGAATATCGCGCAATTCCCCTAGAAGTTCTGGTCGAAGGAGATTCCGAACCAGTCTATGGCGAAACTCTAGAAAATTTAGGTCGCTACTTAGACAAGCCAGCTATTCCTTTTAATGCCTATGGCGCGATCGCTCTAGCTCGTCCTGCTAACGATCCCAACGGCGGTTCTTCTCAATTCTTTTTCTTTAAGTTCGACCGCGAACTAACTCCTCCTGGCTACAATTTAATGGATGGTAGATATTCAGTATTTGGCTATGTGGTCGAGGGTCAAGAAATACTAGACAAGCTCGGTGCGGGAGATGAAATTGTCTCTGCCAAAGTTATAGAAGGCAAAGAAAATTTGGTCGAACCTAGTTAG
- a CDS encoding ABC transporter permease, with protein MSRSKALQSYILVRLLLAPLMLLTIATLVFLLLRATPGDPADAILGSRAPEAAKAALRSQLGLDAPLWQQYLDYLKSLLGFDLGSSLTSRGLSVWEVIKEYFPATVELTFCSMVIAIVLGIGVGIVSATLPGTWLDIGGRLFGIITYSLPLFWVGMVLQLIFAVRLGWFPLGTRFPVNAAAPPSMTGLYIIDSAIAGNWAMLGNTLYYLALPSITLGVLLSGIFERIVRVNLRQTLKADYVEAARARGISEPTILIAHAFKNALIPVITVLGLTFAALLSGAVLTEVTFSWPGLGNRLYEAISLRDYPTVQGIMVFFGIIVVIASILIDIINAFIDPRIRY; from the coding sequence ATGTCTCGTTCAAAAGCTCTGCAATCATACATTTTGGTTCGTTTGCTGCTCGCTCCTTTGATGTTATTGACCATTGCTACTCTAGTATTTTTATTACTGAGAGCGACACCAGGCGATCCTGCCGATGCTATTTTAGGCAGTCGTGCACCCGAAGCTGCTAAAGCCGCATTGCGATCGCAACTAGGATTAGACGCTCCGCTGTGGCAACAGTATTTAGATTATCTCAAAAGTCTCCTGGGTTTTGATTTGGGTAGTTCTCTTACCAGTCGGGGTTTATCTGTATGGGAAGTCATTAAGGAATATTTTCCCGCTACTGTCGAACTAACCTTTTGTAGTATGGTAATAGCAATTGTTTTGGGCATCGGAGTAGGAATAGTTTCTGCTACTCTGCCAGGCACTTGGCTCGATATCGGCGGTAGATTATTTGGCATTATTACTTATTCCTTACCTTTATTTTGGGTGGGAATGGTGTTGCAGTTAATTTTTGCCGTTCGCTTGGGTTGGTTTCCTCTAGGTACGCGGTTTCCTGTCAATGCTGCGGCTCCACCTTCAATGACTGGTTTGTATATTATTGATAGCGCGATCGCGGGAAATTGGGCAATGCTAGGCAACACTTTATATTATTTGGCTCTACCTAGTATTACTTTAGGAGTATTGCTTAGTGGCATTTTCGAGCGCATTGTCAGGGTAAATCTCAGACAAACACTTAAAGCTGATTATGTAGAGGCAGCAAGAGCTAGAGGTATTTCCGAACCCACGATTTTAATCGCTCACGCTTTCAAAAATGCCCTGATTCCCGTAATTACAGTCTTAGGTTTGACTTTTGCAGCTTTGCTAAGTGGTGCTGTATTAACCGAAGTGACTTTCTCTTGGCCTGGACTGGGTAATCGTTTATATGAGGCAATTTCTTTGCGAGATTATCCTACGGTACAGGGGATTATGGTATTTTTCGGCATTATTGTAGTTATTGCCAGCATTTTAATCGATATTATTAACGCTTTTATCGATCCGCGTATACGTTACTAG
- a CDS encoding VWA domain-containing protein yields MQVSIESTFSDAYLDAQQKSNQRQLSIAISAIAQEGEPQLPLNLCLVIDCNHSMSGEPLDSVKQAAIAIVRQLRSGDRFSTVALNDRAKTIVDNKLVADTTESERQINLLVAEGDTAIDEAMLLGIQQVAKGKQNSVSRIFLLTNRDNEPSSSQRCLKLALLAAEYKITIDTIGFGEHWNYNLLEQIADITKGTLSYIEQSEQTLAKLERLVVRARSVGLSNARLSVELMPKVRLAEFKPVSQVAPEAIELPTKLDGNCFELYLGDLNCDRSRVILINLYIEHLSPGIYQIASIRLRYDDLASEREDIYADLIPIPIECQAQYQPVVSPSVRNSISALARYRQIEIVEAKLQQVDALGAATMLQTAAQTSLQLGDELGAAVLQSNSTCLQQGKELSLGDRKKNLIVAKTIGTRE; encoded by the coding sequence ATGCAGGTTAGTATAGAGTCTACTTTTAGTGATGCTTATCTCGACGCACAGCAGAAAAGTAATCAGCGTCAGTTATCGATAGCAATATCAGCGATCGCCCAAGAAGGAGAGCCACAACTTCCCTTAAATCTTTGTTTGGTAATCGACTGCAATCACTCTATGTCAGGAGAACCTCTGGATTCTGTCAAGCAGGCGGCGATCGCCATTGTCCGACAACTCAGATCGGGCGATCGCTTTAGTACAGTTGCTCTTAACGATCGAGCAAAAACTATAGTTGATAATAAGCTAGTGGCTGACACTACTGAAAGCGAACGGCAAATAAATCTATTGGTGGCAGAGGGAGACACCGCCATTGATGAAGCTATGTTACTAGGAATTCAACAAGTTGCCAAAGGCAAACAAAACTCTGTTTCTCGCATTTTTTTACTCACTAATAGAGACAATGAACCTAGTAGTAGCCAGCGTTGTCTAAAACTGGCTCTTTTGGCAGCAGAATACAAAATTACTATAGATACCATAGGCTTTGGGGAACACTGGAATTACAACCTACTCGAACAAATTGCCGACATCACCAAAGGAACTTTGTCTTATATCGAGCAATCGGAACAGACCCTAGCCAAACTCGAACGACTAGTAGTCCGCGCTCGCTCCGTTGGTTTGAGCAATGCTCGTTTGAGTGTGGAATTGATGCCTAAAGTTAGACTGGCTGAATTTAAACCAGTGTCACAGGTAGCTCCAGAAGCTATCGAACTGCCTACGAAACTAGACGGTAATTGTTTCGAGCTATATTTAGGGGATTTAAATTGCGATCGCTCGCGAGTCATCTTAATAAATTTATATATAGAGCATTTATCGCCAGGAATTTATCAAATTGCCTCAATTCGCCTACGTTATGACGATCTGGCTTCAGAACGCGAAGACATATACGCGGATTTGATTCCAATTCCCATAGAATGTCAGGCTCAATATCAGCCTGTCGTTAGTCCATCGGTTCGTAACTCAATTTCGGCTTTAGCCAGATACCGTCAAATCGAAATTGTCGAAGCCAAACTTCAACAGGTAGATGCACTCGGTGCCGCTACTATGCTACAAACTGCGGCTCAAACCTCTTTACAACTTGGAGATGAATTGGGTGCTGCTGTTTTGCAATCTAATTCTACTTGTCTACAGCAGGGAAAAGAATTATCATTAGGCGATCGCAAAAAAAACCTGATTGTTGCTAAGACTATAGGCACTAGGGAGTAG
- a CDS encoding AarF/ABC1/UbiB kinase family protein: MLKSTDSNRLSLRRSSRSPFFRQLKVFGIAFRLAFFLWCDRLLNRNSSRRKHRRARWLVTKMLELGPTYIKIGQALSTRADLIPLEYVEEFSKLQDRVPPFSSKLAILAIETELGQQLETLFCEFNPIPLAAASLGQVHKARLYTGEDVVVKVQRPGLAALFNLDFEILHRLVRLGNRLLPDLRKFDLEAIYREFFELLYLEIDYIHEGKNAERFQENFRSYHRVAVPKIYWEYTTNKILTLEYLPGIKIDDRSTLEAHRIDTQEIIKLGITCYLKQLLEDGFFQSDPHPGNMAVSQRGEIIFYDFGTMAEVKAIAKEQMVTTFFAILKKDTDKVIETLIYMGLIEPVADMTPVRRMINFLLEEFRDKPVDVRAFDRISDEIYAIFEQQPFRLPPQMTFIVKSLTTLDGIARALDPQYNLLAAAQPYIKSIAFSKQQGNILGAVAIQTRDLIRDKLKQPSKIERSILRLESRLDLGELQIKVRSLESERSLKSIQLGIKSLIYTCLSGFSLLSATILLVSYFKGAAIALFCFSGFWFILLLRSLMSLAVKERLNKMTQKQ; this comes from the coding sequence ATGCTCAAAAGTACCGACTCAAATCGATTATCGCTCCGACGCTCCAGTCGTTCGCCGTTTTTTCGCCAGTTAAAAGTTTTTGGAATTGCCTTCAGACTAGCTTTTTTTTTGTGGTGCGATCGCTTACTTAACAGAAATTCATCGCGGCGAAAACATCGTCGTGCGCGATGGTTAGTCACTAAGATGTTAGAGCTAGGACCTACATACATTAAAATCGGACAGGCTCTATCTACTCGCGCCGATTTAATTCCTTTAGAATACGTCGAAGAATTTAGTAAACTACAAGACCGCGTACCACCTTTTAGTTCCAAGTTAGCAATTTTGGCGATCGAAACCGAATTGGGTCAGCAGCTTGAAACTCTATTTTGTGAATTTAATCCTATCCCCCTAGCCGCAGCGAGTTTGGGGCAGGTTCATAAAGCGAGATTGTATACAGGTGAAGATGTGGTGGTTAAGGTGCAGCGTCCTGGTTTGGCTGCCTTGTTTAACTTAGATTTTGAAATTTTACACCGTTTGGTCAGACTGGGTAATCGTTTGTTGCCAGATTTAAGAAAGTTCGATTTAGAAGCAATTTATCGCGAGTTTTTTGAACTTTTATATTTAGAAATTGACTATATTCACGAAGGCAAAAATGCCGAACGTTTTCAAGAAAACTTTCGGAGCTATCATCGCGTCGCCGTACCTAAAATTTACTGGGAATATACTACAAATAAAATTTTAACTTTAGAGTATCTGCCAGGAATTAAAATAGACGATCGCTCTACTTTAGAGGCGCACCGCATTGATACTCAAGAAATTATTAAGTTAGGAATTACCTGCTATCTAAAACAGCTATTGGAAGACGGTTTTTTTCAGTCCGATCCCCACCCAGGTAATATGGCAGTCAGTCAGCGAGGAGAAATTATTTTCTATGATTTTGGCACGATGGCAGAAGTCAAAGCGATCGCCAAAGAACAGATGGTAACAACTTTTTTTGCCATATTAAAAAAAGATACCGATAAAGTCATTGAAACTCTAATTTATATGGGACTGATCGAACCTGTCGCCGATATGACTCCTGTAAGAAGAATGATAAATTTTCTTTTAGAAGAGTTTCGCGATAAACCCGTAGATGTCAGAGCTTTCGATCGCATTTCCGACGAAATCTATGCGATTTTCGAGCAACAGCCTTTTCGCTTACCCCCGCAAATGACTTTTATTGTCAAGTCGCTAACTACCTTAGATGGAATTGCTCGCGCCCTCGATCCTCAGTACAATTTACTGGCAGCAGCACAACCTTATATTAAAAGTATTGCTTTTTCTAAGCAGCAGGGAAATATTCTCGGTGCTGTTGCCATCCAAACTAGAGATTTGATTCGCGATAAGCTAAAACAACCAAGTAAAATCGAGCGTTCGATCTTGCGTCTCGAATCAAGGCTGGATTTGGGAGAATTGCAGATTAAAGTTCGTTCTTTAGAAAGCGAACGTTCTCTCAAAAGCATTCAGTTAGGAATCAAAAGTTTAATTTATACTTGCTTGTCTGGATTTAGCCTATTATCGGCGACAATTTTATTAGTCAGCTATTTTAAAGGAGCAGCGATCGCGCTATTCTGCTTTTCGGGTTTCTGGTTTATTTTGTTGTTGCGATCGCTGATGAGTTTGGCAGTTAAAGAACGACTGAACAAAATGACACAGAAGCAGTAG
- a CDS encoding GAF domain-containing sensor histidine kinase, with protein MKSDSIEREIARIVLSECSFQAMLTKIADEIGKLFQAEACGIFANKLDSFERTSLVGCSKATVDCQTIGWWQGENFRVENQKQLIEKLSQSLFIDTKARSNESKSASCTNSGDCKIFSVEALESSVREILPTIICLGSLTKTRNETNGAIFLLKDRYSSWTDSERQLLEQLANTIAIAISQVQLQQQAQTQARFQTALSRISEKIGQNSAPEKLFETCLSEIGDALQIDRASIIKLKYQNPFKIQQSKQKVRGTVRVASQWFASEANLNLQQYSFNLQDSQLCQQALKLAPKSLAITEKAYFPDVPLEQLDNEINFDSSALLMMPLMGKTIGDSNCPLALGFLVLQHNSPRIWSDNELDLLGWVSIQIATAILHHQTLSRVQSIVDDRTSQLTHALEFQAKLTEKMRRQIEQLQKLNQLKDDFLNSMSHELKTPLTSMKMAIKMLRQQQLPPAAQEKYLNILEQEWNREYNLIKDLLTLQQVESGELALSPQELDLNLIVEPLALAFADKWQSDKGLSLKSELADSAVNLYTDADSLQYILEELLTNAGKYSDPDTTVEFSAWRVRHQEPTVAIAVSNYGTGISAEELPYIFDKFRRGKGVTDRAVQGTGLGLALVKYLVDHLNGSIEVASEPVAKSQTFVTTFTVKIPQFQAAIIDRQKI; from the coding sequence GTGAAATCTGATTCAATCGAACGAGAAATTGCGCGAATAGTCCTGTCTGAATGCAGTTTTCAAGCTATGCTGACAAAAATTGCGGACGAAATAGGCAAACTGTTTCAAGCTGAAGCTTGTGGTATCTTTGCAAACAAGCTTGACTCGTTTGAGCGAACCTCTTTAGTAGGATGTAGTAAAGCAACTGTTGACTGTCAGACTATTGGTTGGTGGCAAGGAGAAAATTTTCGAGTAGAAAACCAAAAACAGCTAATTGAAAAATTGTCCCAATCGCTATTTATCGATACTAAAGCTCGGTCAAACGAAAGCAAATCAGCCAGTTGCACTAATTCGGGCGATTGCAAAATTTTTAGTGTCGAAGCTTTAGAAAGTTCAGTTCGAGAAATTTTACCGACAATAATTTGTTTGGGTAGTTTGACTAAGACTCGCAATGAAACAAACGGGGCAATATTTTTGCTTAAAGATCGATATTCTTCATGGACTGATTCGGAACGACAATTACTAGAGCAGCTTGCCAATACAATCGCAATTGCTATATCTCAGGTACAGCTTCAACAGCAAGCTCAAACCCAAGCTAGATTTCAAACTGCATTAAGTCGTATTAGTGAAAAAATCGGACAAAATTCCGCTCCAGAGAAGTTGTTTGAAACTTGTTTATCAGAAATTGGAGACGCACTTCAAATAGATAGAGCTTCAATTATTAAGCTCAAGTATCAAAATCCTTTTAAAATTCAACAAAGCAAACAAAAAGTTCGCGGAACGGTTCGAGTTGCCTCTCAGTGGTTTGCCAGTGAAGCAAATCTCAACTTGCAACAATATTCTTTTAATCTTCAAGATTCTCAGCTATGCCAACAAGCTTTAAAGTTAGCACCCAAGTCTTTAGCCATAACTGAAAAAGCTTATTTTCCCGATGTGCCTTTAGAACAACTCGATAACGAAATTAACTTCGATTCATCGGCACTGCTAATGATGCCGTTGATGGGCAAAACTATTGGCGATTCAAACTGCCCGTTAGCACTAGGGTTTTTGGTGCTGCAACACAATTCTCCTCGAATCTGGAGCGATAATGAGTTAGATTTACTCGGTTGGGTAAGTATCCAAATTGCTACAGCTATTCTTCATCATCAAACTTTGAGTCGCGTTCAGTCGATTGTAGACGATCGCACCTCACAATTGACTCATGCTCTAGAGTTTCAGGCTAAATTGACCGAAAAAATGCGGCGGCAAATCGAGCAACTGCAAAAACTAAATCAGTTAAAAGATGATTTTCTCAACAGTATGAGTCATGAGTTAAAAACGCCGCTTACCAGCATGAAAATGGCGATAAAAATGCTGCGTCAGCAACAGCTTCCTCCCGCAGCGCAGGAAAAATATCTTAATATTCTCGAACAAGAGTGGAATCGCGAATACAACCTGATTAAAGATTTACTAACTTTGCAACAGGTAGAATCGGGAGAATTGGCGTTAAGTCCTCAAGAATTAGACCTGAATCTTATCGTCGAACCATTAGCTCTTGCTTTTGCTGATAAATGGCAGTCTGATAAGGGACTATCTTTAAAATCCGAGCTAGCCGATTCGGCAGTAAATCTGTACACCGATGCCGATAGTTTGCAGTATATTCTTGAAGAACTGCTAACTAATGCGGGTAAGTATTCCGATCCCGATACCACTGTCGAATTTTCTGCCTGGCGCGTCCGTCATCAAGAGCCTACGGTAGCAATTGCAGTTTCTAATTATGGAACGGGAATTTCGGCTGAAGAATTGCCCTATATTTTTGATAAATTTCGTCGCGGTAAAGGCGTAACCGACAGAGCAGTACAGGGTACTGGTTTGGGTTTGGCTCTGGTTAAATATTTGGTCGATCATCTTAACGGAAGTATAGAAGTAGCTAGCGAACCAGTAGCTAAATCTCAGACGTTTGTAACTACATTTACGGTTAAGATTCCTCAGTTCCAAGCTGCTATAATCGATCGCCAAAAAATTTAA
- a CDS encoding peroxiredoxin-like family protein, which translates to MIDVYSILSQTECLRTSDGEVAPVFTKHNKSYLLILILSQLGDFDSLEYAWWLKRESQMLKEREIEVRAVGIGDRDSGLKFCDYTGFPAENLFVDPEAEIHQRLELYSGLTWKFPFLSIEQNAWLNLMLMCAGIGSPGTLGEVFRGYTGDRQAPQLIEDETVIRDTPLPPLKGSMFKLAGGRCFQRPFELATLRLRNMTEVLSNWNTYVPNAAYLTQRGGTFLFNSEGKLLYQHRDRAILGFAENMSRPLSFLTALSQHEV; encoded by the coding sequence ATGATAGATGTCTATTCAATTCTCAGTCAGACCGAATGTTTGAGAACTAGCGATGGTGAGGTCGCACCAGTCTTTACCAAACATAATAAATCTTACCTGCTCATACTAATATTGTCACAGCTAGGAGATTTTGACAGTTTAGAATATGCCTGGTGGCTAAAGCGAGAGTCCCAAATGTTAAAGGAAAGAGAAATTGAAGTTCGCGCAGTTGGTATTGGCGATCGCGATTCGGGTTTAAAATTTTGTGACTATACGGGTTTTCCAGCAGAAAACTTATTCGTCGATCCTGAAGCAGAAATTCATCAACGTCTGGAACTATATTCGGGTTTGACTTGGAAGTTTCCTTTCCTTTCTATAGAGCAGAACGCCTGGTTGAATCTAATGCTGATGTGTGCTGGTATTGGCAGCCCTGGAACTTTAGGAGAAGTGTTTCGCGGCTATACGGGCGATCGCCAAGCACCGCAATTAATTGAAGATGAGACGGTAATTCGCGACACTCCTTTGCCACCGCTAAAAGGTTCGATGTTTAAATTAGCTGGCGGTAGATGCTTTCAGCGTCCGTTTGAATTAGCTACTTTGCGGTTGCGAAACATGACTGAGGTACTGAGCAATTGGAATACTTATGTTCCTAATGCGGCTTATCTGACTCAGCGCGGGGGAACATTTTTATTTAATTCAGAAGGTAAACTACTTTATCAACATCGCGATCGCGCTATTTTGGGATTTGCCGAAAATATGAGCCGTCCTCTATCATTTTTAACGGCTTTATCGCAGCATGAAGTTTAA
- the efp gene encoding elongation factor P translates to MISSNDFRTGVTIELDGSVWRVVEFLHVKPGKGSAFVRTKLKNVQTGNSVERTFRAGETVPQANLEKRTMQHTYKEGDQYVFMDMETYEETRMSEEQMGDRVQYLKEEMEVNVIFWEDQVLEVELPTSVILEITDTDPGVKGDTATGGTKPAIVESGAQVMVPLFISIGEKIKVDTRDGSYLGREN, encoded by the coding sequence ATGATTTCTAGTAATGACTTTCGTACCGGCGTGACCATCGAACTAGATGGTTCGGTCTGGCGTGTAGTAGAGTTTCTACACGTAAAACCAGGTAAAGGCTCGGCTTTCGTACGTACCAAGCTCAAAAACGTTCAAACAGGCAACAGCGTCGAACGTACTTTCCGTGCGGGAGAAACCGTACCTCAAGCAAATCTGGAAAAACGCACGATGCAACACACTTATAAAGAGGGTGACCAATATGTCTTTATGGACATGGAAACCTATGAAGAAACCCGTATGAGCGAAGAACAAATGGGCGATCGCGTCCAGTATCTCAAAGAAGAAATGGAAGTTAACGTAATTTTTTGGGAAGACCAGGTTTTAGAGGTCGAACTGCCAACTTCAGTAATTTTAGAAATTACCGATACCGATCCAGGTGTTAAAGGAGATACCGCTACTGGAGGAACCAAACCCGCCATTGTAGAGAGTGGAGCGCAGGTAATGGTGCCTTTATTTATTTCTATTGGGGAAAAAATCAAGGTAGATACTAGAGACGGTTCTTACTTGGGACGAGAAAACTAA
- the thiL gene encoding thiamine-phosphate kinase: protein MTQLVKDIGEHGLLKKLQFFCPEGVVGDDGAILPFDADKSLVVTTDVLVDKVHFSDRTTAAYDVGWRSVTANLSDLAAMGATPIGITVGLALPGTVAVAWVEELYRGMHDCLSRDRTPIVGGDVCCSEVISLAITAFGRVVPNRAILRSNARPGDAIVITGLHGLSRGGLELLTNPEPDDRLSDSERSSLIEAHQRPVSRLDVLPFLEEISSDIAIGGMDSSDGLADAIEQICHYSQVGAKIKFNYLKIPSALVKLAGVETAWEWTLYGGEDFELVLTLTPSVASDLVEYLGGEAAIIGTVTENPQIIIDRDNAQLSGLNFTKKFKHF from the coding sequence ATGACACAGTTAGTAAAAGACATTGGAGAGCATGGTTTATTAAAAAAACTTCAGTTTTTCTGTCCTGAAGGTGTCGTGGGGGATGACGGGGCAATTTTACCCTTTGATGCCGATAAATCTTTGGTAGTAACTACTGATGTTTTAGTCGATAAAGTCCACTTTAGCGATCGCACCACTGCGGCATATGATGTCGGCTGGCGGAGTGTAACTGCTAATTTATCAGATTTGGCAGCAATGGGAGCAACACCGATAGGTATTACTGTCGGTCTAGCTTTACCTGGAACCGTAGCGGTAGCTTGGGTAGAAGAACTGTATCGAGGTATGCACGATTGTTTGAGCCGAGATCGCACACCTATCGTCGGTGGCGATGTTTGTTGCTCTGAGGTAATTAGTCTTGCTATTACTGCTTTTGGACGAGTCGTACCCAATCGCGCTATTCTTCGCAGTAATGCACGTCCTGGGGATGCGATCGTAATAACAGGGCTGCACGGTCTTTCTCGTGGAGGCTTGGAACTATTGACCAATCCCGAACCAGACGATCGCCTGAGCGACTCCGAACGCAGTAGTCTAATCGAAGCTCATCAACGCCCTGTATCCAGACTCGACGTTTTGCCTTTTCTCGAAGAAATTTCCTCAGACATAGCCATTGGCGGTATGGATAGTAGTGACGGTTTGGCTGATGCGATCGAGCAAATTTGTCACTATAGTCAAGTAGGAGCAAAAATAAAATTTAACTACCTCAAAATCCCTTCGGCATTGGTTAAACTAGCAGGAGTAGAAACAGCTTGGGAATGGACACTTTACGGGGGAGAAGACTTTGAGCTAGTTTTAACACTGACTCCATCGGTAGCTAGCGATCTGGTTGAATATCTGGGAGGAGAAGCAGCAATTATAGGTACAGTTACCGAAAATCCTCAAATTATAATCGATAGAGATAATGCTCAATTATCAGGTTTAAATTTTACTAAAAAATTTAAACATTTCTAA